One stretch of Lucilia cuprina isolate Lc7/37 chromosome 6, ASM2204524v1, whole genome shotgun sequence DNA includes these proteins:
- the LOC124420910 gene encoding putative polypeptide N-acetylgalactosaminyltransferase 9 — MLSKAGEIRRDEACLDYAGHDVMLYPCHGSKGNQFWTYNSETKQIRHGSSDKCLAISEKRDKVLMEECNRNHLRQHWRLENYDPSKL; from the exons ATGCTTAGTAAAGCTGGTGAAATACGCAGAGATGAAGCTTGTCTCGATTATGCAGGACATGATGTTATGCTCTATCCTTGTCATGGTTCCAAAGGAAATCAG TTCTGGACTTATAATAGTGAGACCAAACAAATACGTCATGGCTCCTCCGACAAATGTTTGGCGATTAGTGAAAAACGTGATAAAGTATTGATGGAGGAATGTAATCGCAATCATTTGCGACAACATTGGCGTTTGGAAAACTATGATCCATCGAAATTGTGA